One segment of Paenibacillus rhizovicinus DNA contains the following:
- a CDS encoding MFS transporter gives MSAFKSKLDSIKLHLGPRAWYNFRIDVSASLLFSFFNVVFNQFYIPMAIQQGASNLQVGIISAAPAVGLLFSPLWASFIERSNPKPFVILPNLIARAIIIVPAFFGAPIAYVLIALCFQMLMGIQSPGYAALVIRMYPPENRGKLMGNTRVLMGALMIPVAFGIGRWVDASGPSGPLLFASATGIVSILVFARVKARKSAPPRLQGARRFDLREQLQLIKQNKEIAVFFLACNFTGFGNLVAVPLYNIIQVDRLELSNTQIGIARAVYFLCLLSSYYVTGRVIDKLSAKHTVAFGLAAFGIVPLCYALLGNYSAVLIGSGIQGMGDAIWDIGFLAYMFRLAPGREAVVVGLQFMLFGIRGTIGPMLSTYLSGTIPLSYLLIAAGCCGFLGVASFLAYNRGSRRSRGTTAAL, from the coding sequence ATGAGCGCATTCAAATCAAAGCTGGATTCTATTAAACTTCATCTCGGACCTCGCGCGTGGTACAATTTTCGCATTGATGTGAGCGCTTCCCTGTTATTCAGTTTTTTTAATGTCGTCTTTAACCAGTTTTATATCCCCATGGCGATTCAGCAGGGCGCATCCAACCTGCAGGTCGGCATCATCTCGGCGGCGCCGGCGGTGGGGCTGCTGTTCTCGCCGCTGTGGGCCTCATTCATTGAACGGTCGAATCCGAAGCCGTTCGTCATCCTCCCGAATCTGATAGCGCGGGCGATAATTATCGTGCCTGCGTTCTTCGGCGCGCCGATCGCTTACGTGCTTATCGCGCTTTGCTTTCAGATGCTGATGGGCATTCAATCGCCCGGCTACGCGGCGCTCGTCATTCGTATGTATCCGCCCGAGAATCGCGGGAAGCTGATGGGCAATACAAGGGTATTGATGGGGGCATTGATGATTCCCGTGGCATTCGGAATCGGCAGGTGGGTCGACGCGTCAGGTCCGTCCGGACCGCTGCTATTCGCTTCCGCGACAGGCATCGTCTCCATACTCGTGTTCGCGCGGGTCAAAGCGAGGAAGTCGGCGCCTCCTAGACTCCAGGGAGCCAGACGGTTCGACTTAAGAGAGCAATTACAGCTTATCAAGCAAAACAAGGAGATCGCGGTCTTCTTCCTTGCGTGCAACTTCACCGGATTCGGTAATCTGGTGGCGGTGCCGTTATATAATATCATTCAGGTAGACCGACTGGAGCTTTCCAACACCCAGATCGGCATTGCGCGAGCGGTTTATTTTCTGTGCCTGCTGTCTTCCTATTATGTGACCGGCCGCGTGATCGACAAACTGTCCGCGAAGCATACGGTCGCGTTCGGCTTGGCGGCGTTCGGCATCGTGCCGCTCTGTTACGCGCTGCTCGGCAATTACAGCGCGGTGTTGATCGGAAGCGGGATTCAAGGGATGGGCGACGCGATTTGGGATATCGGATTCCTTGCGTACATGTTCCGACTTGCTCCGGGCCGCGAAGCGGTCGTCGTCGGTCTGCAATTCATGCTGTTCGGTATCCGGGGGACAATCGGGCCGATGCTCAGCACCTACTTGTCCGGTACGATTCCGTTATCGTACCTGCTCATCGCAGCCGGCTGCTGCGGCTTCCTCGGCGTGGCGTCGTTCCTCGCGTACAACAGGGGCTCGCGGCGATCGCGCGGAACGACGGCGGCGCTGTAA
- a CDS encoding LTA synthase family protein, whose product MPAWSFKRLFHIRPFIFFSLILVIKSMLAYFVIFDGGPSWKLLVTEMPFCWLLFCLIEWFAKKRKLVYYVSVNLLVTAIFFAVIMYYKYFGIIVTYHALEQVNQVTAVKSSVFSLLDPYYLFIFLDIIVLFVLLIRRKRAVNWKQFSQLPLNRAIVSALFIVSLALCLFNILPNRASMNEIVKAEDMGILNYELYTLFSDSKQPTIPMSEITQAAIDKEKGIQEPASPKYAGASKGKNLIIVQMEAFQNFLIGLKVDGQEITPNMNKLAKDHIYFSNFYQQVGQGNTSDAEFVVNTSFYTPPTGAASVVYTDYDLPSLPKLLQANGYQTATFHTNFVEFWNRSALYKAIGFEKYYDQNWFGQDDTVFFGPSDEVLYEKTAAQLAEMQKSGPFYSQLITMSSHHPFTIPERKYKIKLPKRYEGTFVGDYIRAQNYADYALGLFIDDLKKRGIWDNSVFVIYGDHLGLPIYSLNGDEKKLMKEIYGRDYKNSDMINIPLIISAPGVTKPMELKETGGQSDIMPTVANLLGISLQNHIHFGQDLLNQSSNLLPERYYLPSGSLITDHEMFIPGTSFKDGTNAPLHGQTQSEVPTTEDQFNRALKLLQLSDSYVSQLPPVSP is encoded by the coding sequence ATGCCTGCATGGTCGTTCAAGCGGCTCTTTCACATCCGGCCGTTTATTTTTTTCTCTCTCATCTTGGTTATCAAAAGCATGCTCGCCTACTTCGTCATTTTCGACGGCGGACCTTCCTGGAAGCTGCTCGTTACCGAGATGCCGTTCTGTTGGCTGCTGTTCTGCTTGATCGAGTGGTTCGCCAAGAAACGCAAGCTCGTCTACTACGTATCGGTGAACCTGCTTGTAACTGCTATTTTCTTCGCCGTTATCATGTATTACAAGTATTTCGGCATCATCGTGACGTATCATGCGCTCGAGCAGGTCAATCAGGTTACGGCCGTGAAGAGCAGCGTATTCTCTCTCCTCGATCCGTATTACTTGTTTATTTTTCTCGATATCATCGTACTGTTCGTGCTCTTAATCCGTCGCAAACGGGCCGTCAATTGGAAACAATTCAGCCAGCTGCCGCTCAATCGCGCCATCGTTTCCGCGCTGTTCATCGTGTCGCTGGCGCTCTGCCTATTTAATATTCTGCCGAACCGCGCAAGCATGAACGAGATCGTGAAAGCGGAGGATATGGGCATTCTCAACTATGAGCTCTACACGTTGTTCTCCGATTCGAAGCAGCCGACGATTCCGATGAGCGAAATTACGCAAGCGGCGATCGACAAGGAGAAAGGCATTCAAGAACCGGCCTCGCCGAAGTACGCGGGGGCGTCCAAGGGCAAGAACCTCATTATCGTGCAAATGGAAGCTTTCCAAAACTTCCTGATCGGCCTGAAGGTTGACGGGCAGGAAATTACGCCGAATATGAACAAGCTTGCGAAAGACCATATTTACTTCTCCAACTTCTATCAGCAGGTCGGACAAGGCAACACGTCCGATGCGGAGTTCGTCGTGAACACGTCCTTCTATACGCCGCCGACCGGCGCGGCGTCTGTCGTTTATACCGACTATGACCTGCCAAGTCTTCCGAAGCTGCTGCAGGCAAACGGTTATCAGACGGCGACGTTCCATACGAACTTCGTAGAGTTCTGGAACCGCAGCGCCTTGTATAAGGCAATCGGCTTCGAGAAATATTACGATCAGAACTGGTTCGGTCAGGATGATACGGTGTTCTTCGGTCCTTCCGACGAAGTGTTGTACGAGAAAACAGCCGCACAGCTCGCAGAAATGCAGAAATCGGGACCGTTCTACTCCCAGCTGATTACGATGTCTTCTCACCATCCGTTCACCATTCCGGAGCGCAAGTATAAAATCAAACTGCCGAAACGATATGAAGGCACCTTCGTCGGCGATTACATTCGCGCGCAGAACTATGCCGACTACGCGCTTGGCTTGTTCATCGACGATCTGAAGAAACGCGGCATTTGGGATAACAGCGTCTTCGTCATTTATGGCGATCATCTCGGCCTTCCCATCTACTCGCTTAACGGCGACGAGAAGAAGCTGATGAAAGAAATATACGGTCGCGACTATAAGAATTCGGACATGATCAACATTCCGCTGATCATCTCGGCGCCCGGCGTTACGAAGCCGATGGAGTTGAAGGAAACGGGCGGACAATCCGACATTATGCCGACCGTGGCCAATCTGCTTGGCATTTCGCTGCAGAATCATATCCATTTCGGACAAGATTTGCTCAATCAGTCGTCGAATCTCTTGCCGGAGCGTTATTACCTGCCGTCCGGTTCCCTCATTACGGATCACGAGATGTTCATCCCGGGCACGTCGTTTAAAGACGGCACAAACGCCCCGCTGCACGGCCAAACGCAGTCCGAGGTGCCGACTACGGAAGATCAATTCAACCGGGCCTTGAAGCTGCTGCAGCTGTCCGACAGCTATGTGAGCCAGCTTCCTCCGGTCTCTCCATAG
- a CDS encoding sensor histidine kinase produces the protein MTNIFIHEFHELLYILGACLMFLIITPQVLASEFRRKLLYVGILALFSVCYLSIEAIDVRVYALHLMPIAIILASMFEGALAGIATWLAFVCCGIFIVGTDWAANLSGNTVLLAWGLTFHYRSYRRSTLGLLLINGLAMLVINAVIYLTVSDWFGKGMDLETGTAILFGALLSTSLIIFTYYRVKNSEKLIEELFNAEKYQMMGQLAAAISHEVRNPLTMTSGFLQMMGKGSLHAETLERYRKHAIEGIDQATSIITDYLNYTKPAVEEARQLDVQAEIASLTPWIAPLAAMSGIEMRIYHHHDDPASFLGEPKKLQQCLLNLMKNAIEAMPDGGTLTIATKKTELDQVSITIADTGIGMSKMQLKRIGMPFFTTKEKGTGLGLMVVISLIHVMGGQIVFSSRRGQGTVCEIRFKLSDTAIARTGTE, from the coding sequence ATGACTAACATATTCATTCACGAATTCCACGAACTGCTCTACATATTAGGCGCCTGCCTGATGTTTCTGATCATCACGCCGCAAGTGTTGGCTTCCGAGTTCCGCAGAAAGCTGCTGTATGTCGGGATATTGGCCCTTTTCTCCGTTTGTTACCTAAGCATCGAAGCCATCGACGTGCGCGTTTATGCGCTTCATCTTATGCCCATTGCCATCATACTGGCCTCGATGTTCGAGGGCGCGTTGGCGGGAATTGCCACGTGGCTCGCGTTCGTGTGCTGCGGTATCTTCATCGTCGGTACGGATTGGGCCGCTAATTTGTCCGGCAACACAGTGCTTCTGGCGTGGGGGCTTACCTTCCATTACCGCTCTTACCGAAGAAGTACGTTAGGTCTGCTCTTAATCAACGGACTCGCGATGCTTGTCATCAACGCGGTTATTTATCTGACCGTTTCCGATTGGTTCGGGAAGGGGATGGATCTGGAGACGGGGACAGCGATTCTGTTCGGGGCATTACTGTCGACTTCGTTAATCATATTTACCTACTATCGGGTGAAGAATAGCGAGAAGCTGATCGAAGAGCTCTTCAACGCAGAGAAATATCAAATGATGGGCCAGCTTGCCGCGGCCATCTCGCATGAGGTCCGCAATCCGCTGACGATGACGAGCGGCTTCCTGCAAATGATGGGCAAAGGAAGCCTGCACGCGGAGACGCTGGAGCGCTATCGGAAGCATGCCATCGAAGGCATCGATCAGGCCACGTCCATCATCACCGATTATTTGAACTATACGAAACCGGCCGTCGAGGAAGCAAGGCAGCTCGACGTGCAGGCGGAGATCGCTTCGCTGACGCCATGGATCGCCCCATTGGCGGCCATGTCCGGCATTGAAATGCGGATCTATCATCATCATGATGATCCGGCAAGCTTCTTGGGCGAGCCGAAGAAGCTTCAGCAATGTCTGCTCAATCTGATGAAGAATGCCATCGAAGCGATGCCGGATGGAGGGACGCTCACGATCGCAACCAAGAAGACGGAGCTCGATCAAGTTTCCATCACCATTGCGGATACCGGAATAGGCATGAGCAAGATGCAGCTGAAACGGATCGGCATGCCGTTCTTTACGACGAAGGAGAAGGGAACGGGGCTTGGATTGATGGTGGTCATCAGTCTTATCCATGTGATGGGCGGCCAAATCGTTTTCTCTAGCAGAAGAGGACAGGGCACCGTATGCGAAATCCGGTTTAAGCTCAGCGATACAGCGATAGCGCGTACTGGAACGGAATGA
- a CDS encoding SpoVR family protein: MHQDEIKALERAIDEITEIAQGFGLDFYPMRYEICPADIIYTFGAYGMPTRFSHWSFGKTFNKMKMQYDFGLSKIYELVINSNPCYAFLLDGNSLIQNKLIVAHVLAHCDFFKNNARFSMTNRNMVESMSATAERVSQYEMEYGTEAVEKFIDAVLAIQEHVDSTIIRPYKLDKTHYIELLSKADQNAKPKPQSHYDDLWGLDDEERKAAEDAAKATSEPKKFPPQPEKDLIWFIEEYSPNLQDWQRDIMSMLRDEMLYFWPQIETKIMNEGWASYWHQRIIRELDLTSEETVEFAHLNSSVVQPSRHSLNPYYLGLKIFEDIEKRWDNPTKEEIERFGRKPGLGREKMFEVREFDSDISFLRNYLTKKLVGDLDLYVFEKKGAEWKITEKAWESVRDQLVVSRVNGGFPSIVVIDGDFNRVGELFLFHKYEGVELDLKYVEKTLPHVVQLWGKSVHLETIVEDKRIVFSCDGKKTSRKFI; encoded by the coding sequence TTGCACCAGGACGAGATCAAAGCGCTCGAACGAGCCATAGATGAAATAACGGAAATCGCGCAAGGATTCGGTCTTGATTTCTATCCGATGCGGTACGAGATTTGTCCGGCGGATATTATTTATACTTTCGGTGCCTACGGTATGCCGACGCGGTTCAGTCATTGGAGCTTCGGCAAGACGTTCAATAAGATGAAAATGCAATACGATTTCGGCCTCAGCAAGATTTACGAGCTGGTCATCAACTCCAACCCCTGCTATGCCTTCCTCCTCGACGGGAACTCGCTCATTCAGAACAAGCTGATCGTCGCGCACGTGCTCGCCCACTGCGATTTCTTCAAGAACAACGCTCGTTTCAGCATGACGAATCGCAACATGGTGGAAAGCATGTCCGCCACGGCCGAACGCGTCAGCCAATACGAGATGGAATACGGAACCGAAGCGGTCGAGAAATTCATCGATGCCGTGCTCGCCATCCAGGAGCATGTCGATTCGACGATCATCCGGCCCTATAAGCTCGACAAAACCCACTATATCGAACTGCTCAGTAAAGCGGATCAGAACGCCAAGCCTAAGCCGCAGTCGCACTACGACGACCTATGGGGGCTGGACGACGAGGAGCGGAAAGCTGCGGAAGACGCCGCTAAAGCGACTTCGGAACCGAAGAAATTCCCGCCGCAGCCGGAGAAGGATCTGATCTGGTTTATCGAGGAATACTCCCCGAATCTGCAAGATTGGCAGCGGGATATCATGTCGATGCTGCGGGATGAAATGCTGTACTTCTGGCCTCAGATCGAGACCAAGATCATGAACGAAGGCTGGGCTTCGTACTGGCATCAGCGCATCATCCGCGAGCTGGATCTAACAAGCGAAGAGACCGTCGAATTCGCCCATCTCAATTCATCCGTCGTCCAGCCCTCCCGCCATTCGCTCAATCCCTATTACCTGGGGCTGAAGATTTTCGAGGACATCGAGAAGCGTTGGGATAACCCGACAAAGGAAGAAATCGAACGTTTCGGCCGCAAGCCGGGGCTTGGCCGCGAGAAAATGTTCGAGGTGCGCGAGTTCGATTCCGATATCTCCTTCCTGCGCAACTACTTAACGAAGAAGCTCGTCGGCGACTTGGATCTGTATGTCTTCGAGAAGAAAGGCGCGGAGTGGAAAATCACCGAGAAAGCATGGGAATCGGTTCGCGATCAGCTCGTCGTCTCGCGCGTCAACGGCGGTTTCCCGAGCATCGTCGTCATCGACGGCGACTTCAATCGCGTCGGCGAACTGTTCCTGTTCCACAAATACGAAGGCGTCGAGCTGGATCTGAAGTACGTGGAGAAGACACTCCCTCATGTCGTTCAGCTGTGGGGCAAATCGGTTCACTTGGAAACGATCGTGGAGGATAAACGAATCGTGTTCAGCTGCGACGGGAAGAAGACGAGCCGGAAGTTTATTTGA